In Capillimicrobium parvum, a genomic segment contains:
- the treZ gene encoding malto-oligosyltrehalose trehalohydrolase: MGEQQLGAVPAGDGRALVRVWAPRADAVAVRVARRGETALEREERGMWAGAVPAGGGDDYWIVLDGRRLPDPATRWQPRGLRGPSRVLDTAALRWTDDGFTPPAMEDLVVYELHVGTFTPEGTFDGAIARLRELAELGITAVEVMPVAEFPGARGWGYDGVYLAAAQSSYGGPEAFARFVDAAHGAGLAVILDVVLNHVGASGNRALRAFGPYFTDKYSTFWGEAINYDDAGSDAVREWACQSVEHWVRDLHVDGVRLDAIHAIFDQRPEHIVAEVARRVHAARPGAIVIAESGLNDPKVMRGAGGNGSGGWGCDAAWADDFHHALRTLVTDERDGYYAEFGRVADLAKAMHRPHVHDGTWSAFRDRTFGAPADDLPRSAFVVFDQNHDQVGNRAFGDRLPAESAPLAAFVTLLSGFVPMLFMGEEYRERAPFQFFCDHIDKRIADATREGRRREFAAFAEFAGEEVPDPQDPATFARSKLTWDEDRTHRDLVKALLRTRRDVRGEAECRFDEDARWLVVRRGDHELACNFAREPRAVPVDGRALALATHHDDTRMGAGAVALPALGGALIK; this comes from the coding sequence GTGGGTGAGCAGCAGCTGGGGGCGGTGCCGGCCGGCGACGGCCGGGCGCTCGTGCGCGTCTGGGCGCCGCGCGCGGATGCGGTGGCCGTCCGCGTGGCGCGGCGCGGCGAGACGGCGCTCGAGCGCGAGGAGCGCGGCATGTGGGCCGGCGCGGTGCCGGCAGGCGGGGGCGACGACTACTGGATCGTCCTCGACGGGCGGCGCCTGCCGGACCCCGCCACGCGCTGGCAGCCGCGAGGGCTGCGCGGCCCGTCGCGCGTGCTCGACACCGCGGCGTTGCGCTGGACCGACGACGGCTTCACGCCGCCGGCGATGGAGGATCTCGTCGTCTACGAGCTGCACGTCGGCACGTTCACGCCGGAGGGGACGTTCGACGGCGCGATCGCCCGGCTACGGGAGCTGGCCGAGCTCGGCATCACCGCGGTCGAGGTCATGCCGGTCGCCGAGTTCCCCGGCGCCCGCGGCTGGGGCTACGACGGCGTCTACCTGGCCGCGGCGCAGTCGTCCTACGGCGGGCCCGAGGCCTTCGCGCGCTTCGTCGACGCGGCCCACGGCGCCGGCCTGGCGGTGATCCTCGACGTCGTCCTCAACCACGTCGGCGCGTCGGGCAACCGGGCGCTGCGCGCGTTCGGCCCCTACTTCACCGACAAGTACTCGACGTTCTGGGGCGAGGCGATCAACTACGACGACGCCGGCTCGGACGCCGTGCGCGAGTGGGCGTGTCAGTCCGTCGAGCACTGGGTGCGCGACCTGCACGTCGACGGCGTGCGCCTCGATGCGATCCACGCGATCTTCGACCAGCGGCCCGAGCACATCGTCGCCGAGGTCGCCCGCCGGGTGCATGCGGCACGGCCGGGCGCGATCGTCATCGCCGAGAGCGGCCTGAACGACCCGAAGGTGATGCGGGGGGCGGGTGGCAACGGGTCAGGCGGGTGGGGCTGCGACGCCGCGTGGGCCGACGACTTCCACCACGCCCTGCGCACGCTCGTCACCGACGAGCGCGACGGCTACTACGCCGAGTTCGGCCGCGTCGCCGACCTGGCCAAGGCGATGCACCGTCCGCACGTCCACGACGGCACCTGGTCGGCGTTCCGCGACCGCACCTTCGGTGCGCCCGCGGACGACCTGCCGCGCAGCGCGTTCGTCGTGTTCGATCAGAACCACGACCAGGTCGGCAACCGCGCCTTCGGCGACCGGCTGCCCGCCGAGTCCGCGCCGCTCGCCGCGTTCGTGACGCTGCTGTCAGGCTTCGTGCCGATGCTGTTCATGGGCGAGGAGTACCGCGAGCGCGCGCCGTTTCAGTTCTTCTGCGACCACATCGACAAGCGGATCGCCGACGCCACCCGCGAAGGGCGCCGGCGCGAGTTCGCGGCGTTCGCCGAGTTCGCCGGCGAGGAGGTGCCCGACCCGCAGGATCCGGCCACGTTCGCGCGCTCGAAGCTCACGTGGGACGAGGACCGCACGCATCGCGATCTGGTCAAGGCGCTGCTGCGGACCCGCCGCGACGTCCGCGGCGAAGCGGAGTGCCGCTTCGACGAGGACGCCCGCTGGCTCGTTGTGCGCCGCGGAGACCACGAGCTGGCCTGCAACTTCGC
- the glgB gene encoding 1,4-alpha-glucan branching protein GlgB, which translates to MSAKVDALVARDTADPHSILGAHPSKNGVKIRAYRPAAEAVSAVVDGQTTKLKRCHPDGVFEGVVKDAEMPLSYELDVRYPDGNEFRIQDPYRFPPTLGELDLHLVGEGRHERLYNRLGAHVTEVDGVAGTAFAVWAPSARSVSVVGDFDSWDGRLHPMRSLGSSGVWELFVPGVGEGARYKFEIRAQSGALLLKADPVAFAAEMPPATASVVTRSRHEWGDDAWLAERAAREPLSSPVSIYEVHLGSWRRDPRAPDSCLSYLELADELAAYAKDMGFTHVELMPVMAHPFSGSWGYQVTSYYAPTPRFGTPDEFRAFIDRLHDAGIGVLLDWVPAHFPRDEWGLARFDGTALYEHEDPRRGAHPDWGTLVFNFGRNEVRNFLLSNALFWSDEYHADGIRVDAVASMLYLDYSRKAGEWIPNRFGGREDLDAVEFLKELNELLFAREPGIVTAAEESTAWPGVSRPTYLGGLGFGFKWNMGWMHDTLTYFQRDPIHRRYHHHTLTFSLMYAFSENFVLPLSHDEVVHGKGSLLQKMPGDRWQQLANLRSLYAYMWAHPGKKLLFMGGELAQEREWSHERSLDWHLLEDAGHSGVQALVRDLNHVYRDTPALWERDFDSSGFYWLEPNDADRNVVAFARAGNPGTEHLVCVCNLSPVPRERYRVGLPRGGRWLEALNTDAGLYGGSNVGNMGGVDAEPVRWHDQGHSAELTLPPLGVVWLVPERG; encoded by the coding sequence ATGAGCGCCAAGGTCGACGCCCTCGTCGCACGCGACACGGCCGATCCGCACAGCATCCTGGGCGCGCACCCCTCGAAGAACGGCGTGAAGATCCGCGCCTACCGGCCCGCGGCGGAGGCGGTCAGCGCGGTGGTCGACGGCCAGACCACGAAGCTCAAGCGCTGCCATCCCGACGGCGTGTTCGAGGGCGTCGTCAAGGACGCGGAGATGCCGCTGAGCTACGAGCTCGACGTCCGCTACCCGGACGGCAACGAGTTCCGCATCCAGGACCCGTACCGCTTCCCGCCGACGCTCGGCGAGCTCGACCTGCACCTCGTCGGCGAGGGCCGCCACGAGCGGCTGTACAACCGGCTCGGCGCCCACGTCACCGAGGTCGACGGCGTCGCGGGCACGGCGTTCGCGGTCTGGGCGCCCTCCGCGCGCTCGGTGAGCGTCGTCGGCGACTTCGACTCCTGGGACGGGCGCCTGCACCCGATGCGTTCGCTCGGCTCGTCGGGCGTCTGGGAGCTGTTCGTCCCCGGCGTCGGCGAGGGCGCGCGCTACAAGTTCGAGATCCGCGCGCAGTCCGGTGCGCTGCTGCTGAAGGCCGACCCGGTCGCCTTCGCCGCCGAGATGCCGCCGGCGACCGCGTCGGTCGTCACGCGCTCGCGCCACGAGTGGGGCGACGACGCGTGGCTGGCCGAGCGGGCGGCCCGCGAGCCGCTGAGCTCGCCGGTGTCAATCTACGAGGTCCACCTCGGCTCCTGGCGGCGCGATCCGCGCGCGCCCGACTCCTGCCTGAGCTACCTCGAGCTGGCCGACGAGCTCGCCGCCTACGCGAAGGACATGGGCTTCACCCACGTCGAGCTCATGCCGGTGATGGCGCACCCGTTCAGCGGCTCGTGGGGCTATCAGGTGACGAGCTACTACGCGCCGACGCCGCGCTTCGGCACGCCCGACGAGTTCCGGGCGTTCATCGACCGCCTCCATGACGCCGGCATCGGCGTGCTCCTCGACTGGGTTCCGGCGCACTTCCCGCGCGACGAGTGGGGCCTCGCGCGCTTCGACGGCACCGCGCTCTACGAGCACGAGGACCCGCGCCGCGGCGCGCACCCCGACTGGGGGACGCTCGTCTTCAACTTCGGCCGCAACGAGGTCCGCAACTTCCTGCTGTCCAACGCCCTGTTCTGGAGCGACGAGTACCACGCCGACGGCATCCGCGTGGACGCCGTCGCCTCGATGCTCTACCTCGACTACTCGCGCAAGGCGGGCGAGTGGATCCCGAACCGGTTCGGCGGCCGCGAGGACCTCGACGCGGTCGAGTTCCTCAAGGAGCTCAACGAGCTGCTGTTCGCCCGCGAGCCGGGGATCGTCACGGCGGCGGAGGAGTCGACCGCCTGGCCCGGCGTCTCGCGGCCGACCTACCTCGGCGGCCTGGGCTTCGGCTTCAAGTGGAACATGGGCTGGATGCACGACACGCTGACCTACTTCCAGCGGGACCCGATCCACCGCCGCTACCACCACCACACGCTGACCTTCAGCCTGATGTACGCGTTCAGCGAGAACTTCGTGCTGCCGCTCAGCCACGACGAGGTGGTCCACGGCAAGGGGTCGCTGCTTCAGAAGATGCCCGGCGACCGCTGGCAGCAGCTCGCCAACCTGCGCAGCCTGTACGCGTACATGTGGGCGCACCCCGGCAAGAAGCTCCTGTTCATGGGCGGCGAGCTCGCGCAGGAGCGCGAGTGGAGCCACGAGCGGTCGCTGGACTGGCACCTGCTCGAGGACGCCGGCCACAGCGGCGTCCAGGCTCTCGTGCGCGACCTCAACCACGTCTACCGCGACACGCCGGCGCTGTGGGAGCGCGACTTCGACTCGTCGGGCTTCTACTGGCTCGAGCCCAACGACGCCGACCGCAACGTCGTCGCGTTCGCGCGCGCGGGCAACCCGGGCACGGAGCACCTCGTGTGCGTCTGCAACCTGTCGCCGGTCCCCCGCGAGCGCTACCGCGTCGGCCTGCCCAGGGGCGGGCGCTGGCTGGAGGCGCTGAACACCGACGCCGGCCTGTACGGCGGGTCCAACGTCGGCAACATGGGCGGCGTCGACGCCGAGCCGGTGCGGTGGCACGACCAGGGGCACTCCGCGGAGCTGACGCTCCCGCCGCTGGGCGTCGTGTGGCTGGTGCCAGAGCGTGGGTGA
- a CDS encoding maltokinase N-terminal cap-like domain-containing protein, whose amino-acid sequence MTDLDAMIDDEQLVEWLTAQRWFASKTRDVAEVTVAEILTLREDPPFGIGLLEASFHAGTHELYQLVLGVERGRVALDALTSPPHAAVLADLLREQTVCESASGTIEFHWLPDAPPLPERTTVRPIGAEQSNSSVVLDDAFVLKAFRRLEPGENPELEMLRFLSAREFPNIATLTGWYEMHGDLLTATLGIAQEYVSDGRDGWELALDELGADPQRFLDRLHELGEVIGRMHAVLGSDLTDPDFAPEEPAGEGLSLLTATIDEEIERLFIRLPDDEPALEPIAGRGEEIRDRLQMMSHVGTGGRLIRHHGDLHLGQTLRTPDRWVVIDFEGEPARPLTERRRKRSPLRDVAGMLRSFAYAASASEVLRSNAVPADWEIRARETFLEGYFECMEMSLLPAGQRAIESLLGIFELEKAVYELRYELDNRPQWVSIPVAGIERLLEEPIG is encoded by the coding sequence ATGACTGACCTCGACGCGATGATCGACGACGAGCAGCTCGTCGAGTGGCTCACGGCCCAGCGCTGGTTCGCCTCGAAGACCCGCGACGTGGCCGAGGTGACGGTCGCCGAGATCCTCACGCTGCGCGAGGACCCCCCGTTCGGCATCGGCCTGCTCGAAGCGAGCTTCCACGCCGGCACGCACGAGCTCTACCAGCTGGTGCTCGGCGTCGAGCGCGGCCGCGTCGCGCTCGACGCGCTGACGAGCCCACCGCACGCCGCGGTGCTCGCCGACCTCCTGCGCGAGCAGACCGTCTGCGAGTCGGCGTCGGGCACGATCGAGTTCCACTGGCTGCCCGACGCGCCGCCGCTGCCCGAGCGCACGACGGTGCGCCCGATCGGCGCCGAGCAGTCGAACTCGTCGGTCGTCCTCGACGACGCGTTCGTGCTCAAGGCGTTCCGGCGCCTGGAGCCGGGGGAGAACCCCGAGCTCGAGATGCTGCGCTTCCTCTCCGCCCGCGAGTTCCCGAACATCGCCACGCTGACCGGCTGGTACGAGATGCACGGCGACCTGCTGACCGCGACGCTCGGCATCGCGCAGGAGTACGTCAGCGACGGACGCGACGGCTGGGAGCTCGCGCTCGACGAGCTCGGCGCCGACCCTCAGCGCTTCCTCGACCGGCTGCACGAGCTCGGCGAGGTCATCGGCCGCATGCACGCCGTGCTCGGCTCGGACCTCACGGATCCCGACTTCGCGCCGGAGGAGCCGGCCGGGGAGGGCCTGTCGCTGCTGACCGCCACGATCGACGAGGAGATCGAGCGCCTGTTCATCCGGCTGCCCGACGACGAGCCGGCGCTCGAGCCGATCGCCGGCCGCGGCGAGGAGATCCGCGACCGCCTGCAGATGATGTCCCACGTCGGGACCGGCGGCCGGCTGATCCGCCACCACGGTGATCTGCACCTCGGCCAGACGCTGCGGACGCCCGATCGCTGGGTCGTCATCGACTTCGAGGGCGAGCCGGCGCGGCCGCTGACCGAGCGCCGCCGCAAGCGTTCGCCGCTGCGCGACGTAGCCGGGATGCTGCGCTCGTTCGCCTACGCCGCCTCGGCCTCCGAGGTCCTGCGCTCCAACGCCGTTCCCGCCGATTGGGAGATCCGCGCGCGCGAGACCTTCCTGGAGGGGTACTTCGAGTGCATGGAGATGAGCCTGCTGCCCGCCGGCCAGCGCGCGATCGAGAGCCTGCTGGGGATCTTCGAGCTCGAGAAGGCGGTCTACGAGCTGCGCTACGAGCTCGACAACCGGCCGCAGTGGGTCAGCATCCCGGTTGCCGGGATCGAGCGTCTGCTCGAGGAGCCGATCGGATGA
- the treS gene encoding maltose alpha-D-glucosyltransferase, whose product MNPAQQWFEANPLWFKTAVFYQVLMRGFHDGNGDGHGDIVGLREKLDYLQWLGVDCIWIMPFYPSPLRDGGYDVADFTNIDPVYGTVDEFRDLVSDAHERGIRVIVDMVMNHTSTDHPWFRRARHAPPGSPARDWYVWSDTHDRYTDARIIFIDTETSNWSWDDVAQAYYWHRFYNHQPDLNFENVEVQEAMLDVLRFWLELGLDGYRLDAVPYLFEAEGTNCENLAPTHAFLKRVRAEIDAAYPDTVLLAEANQWPADVVEYFGDGDECHMAFQFPVMPRMFMALRREDATPIAEILRQTPEIPDNCQWGLFLRNHDELTLEMVSDEDRDYMWNEYAKDPRMKSNLGIRRRLAPLLDNGRDEIELMHAILFSLPGSPVLYYGDEISMGDNVYLGDRDGVRTPMQWTGDRNGGFSRADFAQLYAPPLMDPVYGYQAVNVEAQLRTPTSLLRWLRRFIALRKEHPVFGLGTLDVLETTNPRIFAHIRTFRDDVVLCVHNVARSAQAVELDLSGYAGRHPVEMFGLSRFPRIGELSYLLTLAPRGFFWFTLEADEEDAADD is encoded by the coding sequence ATGAACCCCGCCCAGCAGTGGTTCGAGGCCAACCCGCTCTGGTTCAAGACCGCGGTCTTCTACCAGGTGCTCATGCGCGGGTTCCACGACGGCAACGGCGACGGCCACGGCGACATCGTCGGCCTGCGCGAGAAGCTCGACTACCTGCAGTGGCTCGGCGTCGACTGCATCTGGATCATGCCATTCTACCCGTCGCCGCTGCGCGACGGCGGCTACGACGTCGCGGACTTCACGAACATCGACCCGGTCTACGGCACGGTCGACGAGTTCCGCGACCTGGTCAGCGACGCCCACGAGCGCGGCATCCGCGTCATCGTCGACATGGTCATGAACCACACGTCGACCGACCACCCGTGGTTCCGGCGCGCTCGCCACGCGCCCCCGGGCTCGCCGGCGCGCGACTGGTACGTCTGGTCGGACACGCACGACCGCTACACCGACGCACGGATCATCTTCATCGACACCGAGACGTCGAACTGGTCGTGGGACGACGTCGCCCAGGCCTACTACTGGCACCGCTTCTACAACCACCAGCCCGACCTGAACTTCGAGAACGTCGAGGTGCAGGAGGCGATGCTCGACGTCCTGCGCTTCTGGCTCGAGCTCGGGCTCGACGGCTACCGCCTGGACGCCGTGCCGTACCTCTTCGAGGCGGAGGGCACGAACTGCGAGAACCTGGCCCCGACGCACGCGTTCCTCAAGCGCGTCCGCGCCGAGATCGACGCCGCCTACCCCGACACCGTGCTGCTGGCCGAGGCCAACCAGTGGCCGGCGGACGTCGTCGAGTACTTCGGCGACGGCGACGAGTGCCACATGGCGTTCCAGTTCCCGGTCATGCCCCGGATGTTCATGGCCCTGCGCCGCGAGGACGCGACGCCGATCGCCGAGATCCTGCGCCAGACGCCCGAGATCCCCGACAACTGCCAGTGGGGGCTGTTCCTGCGCAACCACGACGAGCTCACGCTCGAGATGGTCAGCGACGAGGATCGCGACTACATGTGGAACGAGTACGCGAAGGACCCGCGGATGAAGTCCAACCTCGGCATCCGCCGGCGCCTGGCGCCGCTGCTCGACAACGGCCGCGACGAGATCGAGCTCATGCACGCGATCCTCTTCTCGCTGCCGGGAAGCCCCGTCCTCTACTACGGTGACGAGATCTCGATGGGCGACAACGTCTATCTGGGCGACCGCGATGGGGTCCGGACGCCGATGCAATGGACCGGCGATCGCAACGGAGGCTTCTCGCGCGCCGACTTCGCGCAGCTCTACGCGCCGCCGCTCATGGACCCCGTCTACGGCTACCAGGCGGTCAACGTGGAGGCGCAGCTGCGCACGCCGACGTCGCTGCTGCGCTGGCTGCGGCGCTTCATCGCGCTGCGCAAGGAGCACCCCGTGTTCGGGCTCGGCACGCTCGACGTCCTCGAGACCACGAACCCGCGGATCTTCGCCCACATCCGCACCTTTCGCGACGACGTCGTGCTCTGCGTGCACAACGTCGCCCGCAGCGCCCAGGCCGTCGAGCTCGACCTCAGCGGCTACGCCGGCCGCCATCCCGTCGAGATGTTCGGGCTGTCCCGGTTCCCGCGGATCGGCGAGCTGTCCTACCTGCTCACGCTCGCGCCGCGCGGGTTCTTCTGGTTCACGCTCGAGGCCGACGAAGAGGATGCGGCCGATGACTGA
- a CDS encoding alpha-1,4-glucan--maltose-1-phosphate maltosyltransferase: MPSSPDQPPPRIQIEEPAPRVDCGRYPAKACVGDTVDVFATIFKDGHDILRAVARYRAPGSEEWHEAPMRRIDAHVDGDRWQGSFRVTAQGRWTWSVQTWTDAYATWHSEIERKVAAGQDEFSGELSEGAVLLRDAAVRAGHGADADRLTAAADHLTVDAALDPELLALTERYPDRTGASVLDAPLIVDVDRPRARFGAWYELFPRSWGGLRGVQEAIPQLAELGFDVLYLPPIHPIGTTNRKGRNNALQAGPDDPGSPWAIGSAEGGHDAIHPDLGTIEDFDAMVATAREHGIDIALDFAIQCSPDHPWLKEHPEWFHRRPDGTLKYAENPPKRYQDIYNVNWDTPDWEALWDALRDVVMHWVDHGVRAFRVDNPHTKPLPFWEWLIGEVRAVQPDTIFLAEAFTRRAMMRTLAKVGFSQSYTYFTWKNSRWELTEYVNELAHSGMQDYYRPNFFVNTPDILTEYLQHGGPPAFAPRLILAATLSPTYGIYSGFEHFENVPVRPGSEEYLDSEKYEIKDRRLDGPLLPLVGRLNEIRRDHPALQHLGNVTFLETENDALIAYAKRHSDDVVICVVNIDPHNPQEGVAVIPYELGLPPVFPVVDLLGGERFDWQIGRNFVRLHPPYRAAHVLTTVPR, encoded by the coding sequence GTGCCGAGTTCCCCCGACCAGCCACCCCCACGCATCCAGATCGAGGAGCCCGCGCCCAGGGTCGACTGCGGCCGCTATCCGGCGAAGGCGTGCGTCGGCGACACCGTCGACGTGTTCGCCACGATCTTCAAGGACGGCCACGACATCCTGCGCGCGGTCGCCCGGTACCGGGCGCCGGGCTCCGAGGAGTGGCACGAGGCGCCGATGCGGCGCATCGACGCCCACGTCGACGGCGACCGCTGGCAGGGCTCCTTCCGCGTGACGGCGCAGGGGCGCTGGACGTGGTCGGTGCAGACGTGGACCGACGCCTACGCCACCTGGCACTCGGAGATCGAGCGCAAGGTCGCGGCCGGCCAGGATGAGTTCTCCGGCGAGCTGTCGGAGGGCGCGGTCCTGCTGCGCGACGCCGCCGTCCGCGCCGGCCACGGCGCCGACGCCGACCGCCTGACCGCGGCGGCCGACCACCTCACCGTCGACGCCGCGCTGGACCCGGAGCTGCTGGCGCTCACCGAGCGCTACCCGGACCGCACCGGCGCGAGCGTGCTCGACGCGCCCCTCATCGTCGACGTCGACCGGCCGCGCGCCCGCTTCGGTGCCTGGTACGAGCTCTTCCCGCGCTCCTGGGGCGGGCTGCGCGGCGTCCAGGAAGCGATCCCGCAGCTCGCCGAGCTCGGGTTCGACGTCCTCTACCTCCCGCCGATCCACCCGATCGGCACGACGAACCGCAAGGGCCGCAACAACGCGCTGCAGGCCGGCCCCGACGACCCGGGCAGCCCGTGGGCGATCGGCTCCGCGGAGGGCGGGCACGACGCGATCCACCCCGACCTCGGAACGATCGAGGACTTCGACGCGATGGTCGCGACGGCGCGGGAGCACGGCATCGACATCGCGCTGGACTTCGCGATCCAGTGCTCGCCCGACCACCCCTGGCTCAAGGAGCACCCGGAGTGGTTTCACCGCCGCCCCGACGGCACGCTGAAGTACGCCGAGAACCCACCCAAGCGCTACCAGGACATCTACAACGTCAACTGGGACACGCCCGACTGGGAGGCCCTGTGGGACGCGCTGCGCGACGTCGTCATGCACTGGGTCGACCACGGGGTGCGGGCCTTCCGCGTCGACAACCCGCACACGAAGCCGCTGCCGTTCTGGGAGTGGCTCATCGGCGAGGTCCGCGCCGTGCAGCCCGACACGATCTTCCTGGCCGAGGCCTTCACCCGCCGCGCGATGATGCGCACGCTCGCGAAGGTCGGCTTCAGCCAGTCGTACACGTACTTCACCTGGAAGAACTCGCGCTGGGAGCTCACCGAGTACGTCAACGAGCTGGCGCACTCGGGCATGCAGGACTACTACCGGCCGAACTTCTTCGTCAACACGCCGGACATCCTCACCGAGTACCTGCAGCACGGCGGGCCGCCCGCGTTCGCCCCGCGGCTCATCCTCGCGGCGACCCTCTCGCCGACGTACGGCATCTACTCGGGCTTCGAGCACTTCGAGAACGTGCCGGTGCGACCCGGCAGCGAGGAGTACCTCGACTCCGAGAAGTACGAGATCAAGGACCGCCGGCTCGACGGGCCGCTGCTGCCCCTCGTCGGCCGCCTGAACGAGATCCGCCGCGACCACCCGGCGCTCCAGCACCTCGGCAACGTCACGTTCCTGGAGACCGAGAACGACGCGCTCATCGCCTACGCCAAGCGCCACTCCGACGACGTCGTGATCTGCGTCGTCAACATCGACCCGCACAACCCGCAGGAGGGCGTCGCCGTCATCCCGTACGAGCTCGGCCTGCCGCCCGTCTTCCCGGTCGTCGACCTGCTGGGCGGCGAGCGCTTCGACTGGCAGATCGGGCGCAACTTCGTGCGCCTGCATCCGCCGTACCGCGCCGCCCACGTCCTCACGACGGTCCCGCGATGA
- a CDS encoding 4-alpha-glucanotransferase has translation MNLPRTSGVQLHLTSLPEGRLGDGAYRFVDWLHDAGQTWWQMLPLGPPDRARSPYKASSAFANWRGLLADPRARVSLDEEDAFRTREAFWIDGWAAVAGGRRAVLDQVRFEREWTALRAYATSAGVRLIGDVPIYVAPGGADQRTWPWLFQEGVQAGVPPDAYSDTGQLWGNPLYDWPRLRRTGYRWWVERLRRTFGHFDLARLDHFRGLVAYWSVPAGARDARGGRWRRGPGRAVLDAARSELGRLPLIAEDLGIITPAVERLRDSLALPGMLVLQFGFDPEDPLGPHRMENHRRRAIVYTATHDSDTLRGWYETLPGEIRRDVDAATATAGFDDREPWWRLVRLCASSPAQVSMVQAQDVLGLGSEGRMNVPGRATGSWRWRMAAGALTPALGRRLREVGEEAGRLP, from the coding sequence GTGAATCTCCCGAGAACGAGCGGCGTCCAGCTGCATCTGACGTCGCTGCCCGAAGGCCGGCTCGGTGATGGTGCCTACCGCTTCGTCGACTGGCTGCACGATGCGGGCCAGACGTGGTGGCAGATGCTGCCTCTCGGTCCGCCGGACCGGGCCCGTTCACCGTACAAGGCGAGCTCGGCCTTCGCGAACTGGCGTGGGCTGCTCGCCGATCCGCGGGCGAGGGTGTCGCTCGACGAGGAGGATGCGTTCCGCACGCGCGAGGCGTTCTGGATCGACGGCTGGGCCGCGGTGGCCGGCGGGCGGCGGGCCGTCCTCGACCAGGTGCGCTTCGAGCGCGAGTGGACCGCGCTGCGGGCCTACGCGACCTCGGCGGGCGTGCGGCTCATCGGCGACGTGCCGATCTACGTCGCGCCGGGCGGGGCGGACCAGCGCACGTGGCCGTGGCTCTTCCAGGAGGGCGTGCAGGCCGGGGTTCCGCCCGACGCCTACAGCGACACGGGACAGCTCTGGGGCAACCCGCTCTACGACTGGCCGCGGCTGCGGCGCACCGGCTACCGCTGGTGGGTCGAGCGGCTGCGGCGGACGTTCGGCCACTTCGACCTCGCCCGCCTGGACCACTTCCGCGGCCTGGTCGCCTACTGGTCGGTACCGGCGGGCGCCCGCGACGCCCGGGGCGGCCGGTGGCGGCGCGGGCCGGGCCGCGCCGTGCTCGACGCCGCGCGCTCCGAGCTGGGCCGGCTGCCCCTCATCGCGGAGGACCTCGGGATCATCACGCCGGCGGTCGAGCGGCTGCGCGACTCGCTCGCCCTGCCCGGCATGCTGGTCCTGCAGTTCGGCTTCGACCCCGAGGACCCCCTCGGCCCACACCGGATGGAGAACCACCGCAGGCGCGCGATCGTCTACACGGCGACGCACGACAGCGACACGCTGCGCGGCTGGTACGAGACGCTGCCCGGCGAGATCCGCCGCGACGTCGACGCGGCGACGGCGACGGCGGGGTTCGACGACCGCGAGCCGTGGTGGCGGCTCGTGCGGTTGTGCGCGTCCTCGCCGGCGCAGGTGTCGATGGTGCAGGCCCAGGACGTGCTCGGGCTCGGCTCCGAGGGGCGGATGAACGTCCCGGGGCGCGCGACCGGGTCGTGGCGCTGGCGGATGGCCGCCGGCGCGCTGACGCCCGCGCTGGGGCGGCGGCTGCGCGAGGTCGGCGAGGAGGCGGGCCGGCTGCCGTGA
- a CDS encoding GDSL-type esterase/lipase family protein yields MTRPGLVALGDSITDGDVAPMLGVRAWSWAQWLATALGLSYTGLAAPGARVPDLLAAQVPALDGPYEVGCLWIGVNDVRGADFDAAAYAEGLAAAAGAVAGVCARVVMPTIPLDLGRPRAGPVKVLAANDAIAREARRVGAALVGLAGLRGWKVVLPDAVHLTALGELAVADRAARALGADVLPSSLCSADRSALGAARYAVTRHAAAVGRDWARRLRERT; encoded by the coding sequence GTGACGCGGCCCGGGCTGGTCGCGCTCGGCGACTCGATCACCGACGGCGACGTGGCGCCGATGCTCGGCGTGCGCGCGTGGTCGTGGGCGCAGTGGCTGGCCACCGCGCTCGGGCTGTCCTACACGGGCCTCGCCGCGCCGGGCGCTCGCGTGCCGGACCTGCTGGCCGCGCAGGTGCCGGCGCTCGACGGGCCCTACGAGGTCGGGTGCCTGTGGATCGGCGTCAACGACGTGCGCGGGGCGGACTTCGACGCCGCGGCGTACGCGGAGGGCCTCGCGGCCGCCGCCGGCGCGGTCGCCGGCGTGTGCGCGCGGGTGGTGATGCCGACGATCCCGCTCGACCTCGGGCGTCCCCGGGCCGGGCCGGTGAAGGTGCTGGCGGCCAACGACGCGATCGCCCGGGAGGCGCGCCGGGTGGGCGCGGCGCTCGTGGGGCTGGCCGGCCTGCGCGGGTGGAAGGTCGTGCTCCCGGACGCGGTGCACCTCACGGCGCTCGGCGAGCTGGCGGTCGCCGACCGCGCGGCGCGGGCGCTGGGCGCGGACGTGCTGCCGTCGTCGCTGTGCTCGGCCGACCGCTCCGCCCTCGGTGCGGCGCGCTACGCGGTGACGCGCCACGCCGCGGCGGTGGGGCGCGACTGGGCGCGGCGCCTGCGCGAGCGGACCTGA